A region of the Methylobacterium nodulans ORS 2060 genome:
CTGGGCGAGCATGAGGATGATCGGCACGGTGGGTGCGGGCGAGGTCGCGGGCGTGCGCGCGAGGCGGATGAACTCCTCGCCCGAGAGGATGGCGAGGTCCCAGTCCAGCACCACGAGGTCGGGTTTGCTCTCGGCGAGCACGCCCAGCGCCTCGGCCCCGTCCGGGGCTTCGAGCACCCGCTTGATCCCGACCCGCATCAGCATGTCGCGCACGATGCGGCGGATATAGAGGCTCTCGTCGACCACCAGGGCGGAGAGGTCCGGGAAGATCGGGGTGGCGATCATGACTGGCGGGCTCGCAACCCCCCGACCGTAGGGGCGCCTCCCTACGGTTCCCCTAACGCGATCGACGCAAGGCGGATTTCGGCTTCGCTCAAGCCGGCGCGGAGCAGAACTCCGCGCCGCGCGGGCTTGGTGATCCGGGTTCCGAACCGATCGTCCGGAAACCGGATCATGGGGATGGCGGCGCCTCCGGCAGGGGCGGCAGCACCGACAGCCGCAGCGCCGCGGCGAGCGCCACGAGGTAGAGGGCGCCCACGAAGCCCGCCACGCCCGCCCAGCCCGCATGGGCGAAGAACCAGCCGCCCGCGGTGCCGAGCACCGAGGAGCCGAGATAGTAGAGGAAGAGATAGAGGGAGGAGGCCTGCGCCCGGTCGGTGAGGGCCCGGCGCCCGACCCAGCTGCTCGCCACCGAATGCGCGCCGAAGAACCCGACCGTCGCCACGACGATCCCCAGGATGATGAGGGCGAGGGACTCGGCGAGGGTCAGCGCGATCCCGGCGAGCGCCGTCAGGATGGCGAGCCACAGCACCCGCCGCCGCCCGAACAGGCTCGCCGCATGGCCGACCATGGTCGAGGAGGCGGTGCCCGCGAGGTAGACGACGAAGATCGCCGCGATGGCGGTCTGGCTGAGGGAATAGGGCGGGTCGAGCAGGCGGAAGCCGATATAGTTGTAGAGCGTGACGAAGCCGCCCATGAGCAGGAAGGCCTCGGCGAACAGCCAGGGCAGGCCCGCATCGCGGAAATGGTGCAGGAAGCTGCCCGGCACCGCGCGCCAGGGCAGCGGGTGGGGCGTGAACCGGGTCGAGGCCGGCAGGCTGCGCTGGAAGGCCACGGCCGCCGCGAGGGCGAGGAGCCCGATCGCCGCGAGGGCGGCGCGCCAGCCGACGAGGTCGGTGAGCGCCCCGCTGAGGAGCCGCCCGGTCATGCCGCCGAGGGAATTGCCGCTGATCAGGAGCCCCATGGCGAGCCCGATGGCCCGCCCGTGCATCTCCTCGCTGAGATAGGCCATCGCCACGGCCGGCACCCCGCTCATGGCGAGGCCGGCGAGCGCCCGCACCACCAGGAAGCCGTGCCAGGTCGGCATCGCGGCAGCGACGAGGGTGAGGAGCGCCGAGGCGAAGAGCGAGACCACCATCACGGGCTTGCGCCCCCAGACCTCGGACAGGGGGCTGACCACCAGGAGCGCGACGGCGAGGAGGCCGGTGGAGAGCGACAGCGACAGGCTGCTCGCCGCCGGGCCCACGCCGAACGCCTCGGCGAAGACCGGCAGCAGCGGCTGGACCGCGTAGAGCACCGCGAAGGTGGAGAACCCGGCCGCCGCGAGCGCCCAGGCGGTGCGCCGGAAGGCGGGCGTTCCGACCTCGATGCTGTCCTGCATGGGCGCTCCGCCTCCCGCCATCCCGGACCCGATCGGTCCGCGGCGGGGCGTGGCTCAAGCGGAGGAGCCGGTCAACCGCGGCGGCCCGGTCAGGCGGCTTCGGCGGGAGCGGCCCGGGGCTCGGCGCTGAGCGGGCAGGCGGCGCTGCAGGCCGTCGCGCAGGTCGCGTGAACCTCGGCGAGCGCCCGCGAGAGGATGCCGCGAATCGTGCGCGCGCAGCGCCCGCATTTCGGGCTGCAGCCCAGGCAGGCATAGACCTGGGCCGGTGTACGGGGGCAGCCCGGGCCGGGATGAAGGCACGCGCGCACTTGGCCGTCGGAGAAGACGTTGCAGGAACAGACGATCATGCTGAGGATCGAGGCACCCGGTTCGCAGAGCATCCGGCTGCTGCACCGGACCCTCCTAGATTAGAATTCTTGAAAACTGCAGCACTTTCAACACGTTAGTGGGACTGTCAGGATTCCGCAAGCGCGGCGGCCGGCCTGCGACGGAATCACGCCGACGACCTTGTCGGGGCCGGCCGTCCTCGCCTCGGCGCCGGATCGCGGGTGATGGGGCTGTGAGAGATCATCCGGGCCTCGCCTGACCGGAGCGGTGCGCGGGGACACGGCCCTGGCCCAGGCGCTGCATCCGCGCCGGCAGAGCGCGGCACGATGGGCGCATGGCGCCCGGCCCCGCGGGGCGGAGCGGCTGCAGCCTCCCGACGAGGCCGCAGGCATCCGCGGCGGAGCGGCATCCGGACGGCCGAAAAGCTCTAGCCTCGGCCGTAGGGGTAGCACCGCGTCCGGTCGAGGTCGCGGCCGAGACGGGCAGCGAGCGCGCGGATTGCCGCCGCGTGCTCGACGTAGGGGTCGCGGTTGCCGACGCCGACGATGATCGGGCAGGCATCGCCGCGCTGCGGCACCATGGCGGTGGCGAGGCCAGCGCCCTCCGCGTCCCGCAGGGTGTAGAAGCGGGGCATCGTGCGCTCGATATGGCCCTTGAGGCCGATCTCCTGCTCGATGAAGGGGCCGGGCGGCGGCACGTAGGAGGCCCGGGCGCGCGCCTCGGCCTGCCGGAAATGCTTCTCAACGGCGTGGCCCATCAGGGCCGATTCGCGGATCGCCTCCGCTTCGGTCTCGATGCGAAACCAGGTCTTGCCGCCCTCGGCATCGCAGACGAATTCCATCGCTCCTCCCGGGTCGGAAACCGCCCCGGAGGGCGGCACCCGGTATGTTACCGCTGCGGCGCCCCAGCCCCAAACGGCACTGCGTCGCGGGTGGGGGTGCGCATCTGGGCCTCCTTCACCTGCAGGGCGGCGCGCCCGCGCTCGGTGATCTGCCAGATCGCGAAGGTCCCGCCGATATGCGGGCCGGCCTGCTCGCCGACGAAGCGCAGATGGCCGTCGTTCTCCAGGGCGCAGAGCCGGCTGTGGTCGCCCGGCCAGGAGCGGTCCGGGTCGCGCTTCACCGAGATGCGGCCCTCGGCGGTTTGGGCGGCCTTGCTGAGCAGGCGGCGTTCGTGATCGATCATCGCGTGTCCTCTCGCGCAAAGGGGATCGTGCGGGCGCGGGCGCCCGTGGGGGATCCGGTCTGACCAGCGCCGGGGGCAGCCTTGAGCCCGATATCGGCGCACAGGATGGAGAAGGGCCACCCACGCCCGATCGAGGCGCGGGGACGCGGGCACCACAATCCGCGGTGCGGACAAGCCGAACCCGCGTGGGCGGCCAAAACGGCCGCCCCGTCGCGCCCTGGTGACGGGCTCACGGTTCGGTGAACGCCAGCTTAGCAGCTTGAGCGTGAGGGGCAACCCAGCTTGGCCGATCCGGCGGGTTCAGGGGGCCCATTCCGTCGGGTCGGGCTCGGGCGAGGCCGCCGGCGGCGGGGCGGGCGGCGGCGGGAGGCGCCAGGGCGCGTGCTCGCCGGGGCGGCGCGCGGTCGTCACCACGGGGCCTTCGGGCGCAAACCGCACCGTGGTGGCGCCGTGGGCGGCGAGGAAGGCGCGGTCGATGACGAGCCGCGCCGCGCAAGCGGCCGGCGCCGTCGTGCGGGCGATGACGATGTCGGCGCGGGCGCAATCCGCCTCGAAGGCGCGCTTGTCCCTGGCGAGGGCCACGCGCCAGCCGTTGCGCGCGGTCGCGACGCAGCCGACGGCGTCGCAGCGCTCGGCCCGGGCGAGGCCCGGATCGTCGCGGGAGCGGCCGTCGGCCTTCAGCCATTGCTCCAGCCCGAAGGCCGGCGGACGGCCGAGCGTCGCGAGGCGCCCGTCCGCAACCCGCACGGCCGCGCCCGCCCCGTCGCGGTCGACATAGAGGTCGGGGCGCTCCGGCCGCGCCGCGGCCGCAAGCCCGGCGAGAGCCGGAACGAGGCCGAGCCAGCGCAGGCGCGAGGCCGGAAGCGTCAGGAGGAGCAGGCCGAGGGTGAGGAGCGTCAGCGCGCCGGCGCCGAAGGCCGGCAGCACCAGGGTCGCATGGTCGAAGCCGCGGATCCAGGCGGCGATGTCGAGCATGCCGCGCACCGCGAGGCCCATCGCCCACCAGACCGGCCGGTCGAGGGCGAACGGATAGGCCAGGATGCCGAGCACCGCGGCCGGCATGACCACGGCCGACACGAGGGGCAGGGTCAGCGCGTTGCCGACGACCCCGAAGGGCTGCAGGGTCTGGAAGTGGTAGGTGGCGAAGGGCGCGGTCGCGGCCTGCGCCACCAGGGTCGTGGCCAGGGTCCCGGCGAGGGCGGCGGCCCCCCAGGCCAGCGCCCGGCCGAGCGGGCCTGCCCCCTCGGCCCGCAGGAGCCTTCCGTCGAGGAGGCGCGCGCAGGCGATGAGCCCGGCCACCGCCGCGAAGGACATCTGGAAGCTCGGTCCCAGCAGCCCCTCGGGCTCGCGGGCAAGCGCGATGAGCGCCGCGAGCGCAAGATTGCGCAGGCTGAGCGCCGGCCGGTCGACCAGGATCGCGCCCAGCATGATCAGCGTCATCACGAGCGCGCGCTCGGCCGCGATGTCCCAGCCGGAAAAGACGCAATAGGCGGTCACCCCGACCATGGCGAGAGCCGCCGCGATCTTCTTGATCGGCCAGGACACGGCGAGACCGGGGCCGAGGGCGAGGAGCGCCCGGGCGATCCAGAACACCACGCCCGCCGCCAGCACCATGTGCAGCCCGGAGATCGACACCACGTGGTAGATGCCCGCCGCCCGTAAGGTATCGTTGGTGGTGGCGTCGATGAGCCCGCGCTTGCCCGTCACGAGCGCCGCCGCGACGGCGCCCGCCTGCCCGCCATTGGCGTCGGTGATGCGGCGGGTGAGGCCGTTGCGGGCGTCGTCGATCGCGGCGGCGATCCGCAGGCGCAGGGGCGGCGGCTCGGGCGCGTCGCGCAGCACCGTGACGGGGCCGAGGAGCGAGCCCACCGCGCCGATCCCGCGAAAATAGGCGTCGCGGGCGAAGTCGTAGCCTCCGGGCCGGGCGGCCTCGGGGGGCGGCAGCAGCCGCGCCTTCGCGGTGATGGAGTCGCCGGGCCGCAGGGGCGCCGACCCGCGGTAGGAGACGCGCACCCGCATGGGGCGCTGCGCGGGGGCGAGATCGCCGAGGCTGCGCACCAGCAGCACCAGCCGCGCGCCCTCCTCGCGCTCCTCGAGCGCCTCCACGAAGCCCGCGAGCGGCGCGATGGTGGTGCGCGCGAGCACCGGCGCCGCGACGCTGGCGACCCGGAGGGTGGCGGCCGCGAAGCCGAGGAACAGGGCAGCGAGCCCGAGCGCCACCGCGAGGGCGACCGGGCGGGCGCGGAAGCCGGCCGCCGCGGCGCCGCAGAGGCAGGCGGCGAGAAGCGGGCTTACGGGCGAGGGCAGGCCGTCGGCGCCCGCGAAGAACACCAGGATGCCGGCCCCGAAGGCGACGGCGAGCCAGGGGAAGAGCCGGCGCTGAGCGGCCTCCTCGGCGAGGCGGGCCGTCATCCAGGTCCCGAGACCGAGAGCAAGGTGCCGCGGGGCGAGGAGGGCCGCAAGGCCAGCCCCCCGCACCACGAGCCCCGTGCTAGCCTCTCCGCGTGCCATGGCGGGGTTTTCCGTGGATTCCTTAACGCCCGGTCGCGCGCATGCTACAGGACGCCTCGTCGGCGGGTCGACCGGAACGATCTAGGCTGCCCGGCACCCGTCCCCCGCTTCCTCCTGACCGGTTCTCGTTGCTGATGTCCTCTGTCGTCACGCGCTTCGCCCCGTCGCCCACGGGCTTCCTCCACATCGGCGGAGGCCGCACGGCGCTGTTCAACTGGCTCTACGCCCGCAAGACTGGCGGCCGGATGCTGCTGCGCATCGAGGACACGGACCGCGAACGCTCGACGCAGGCCGCCATCGACGCGATCCTCGACGGCCTGTCCTGGCTCGGCCTCGATTGGGACGGGGAGGTCGTCTACCAGTTCGCCCGCGCCGCCCGGCACTGGGAGGTGGCCGAGAGCCTCCTGGCCTCGGGCCGGGCCTATCGCTGCTACGCCACGCCGGAGGAACTCGCCGAGATGCGGGAGGCCGCCCGGCGCGAGGGCCGGCCCCTGCGCTACGACGGGCGCTGGCGCGACCGCGACCCCTCCGAGGCGCCTCCCGGGGCCAAGCCGGTGATCCGTCTGCGCGCGCCCACCGAGGGCGAGACGGTGGTGGAGGACGAGGTCCAGGGCCGGGTGGTCTGGCAGAACAAGGATCTCGACGACCTCGTGCTGCTGCGCTCGGACGGCACGCCGACCTACATGCTCGCCGTCGTGGTGGACGACCACGACATGGGCGTCACGCACGTGATCCGCGGTGACGATCACCTCACCAATGCGGCGCGCCAGACCCAGATCTACGAGGCGCTGGGCTGGGCGGTGCCCAGCATGGCGCATGTCCCGCTCATCCACGGGCCGGACGGCGCGAAGCTCTCCAAGCGCCACGGGGCGCTCGGCGTCGATGCCTACCGGGATCTCGGCTACCTGCCGGGCGCCCTGCGCAACTACCTCGTGCGCCTCGGCTGGAGCCACGGCGACCAGGAGATCTTCTCCACCGAGGAGATGATCCGGGCCTTCGACCTGAAGCAGATCGGCCGCTCGCCCGCCCGCTTCGACTTCGCCAAGCTCGAGAACCTGAACGGTCACTACATCCGCAGCACGCCGGACGAGGAGCTGGTGGCGGCCATCGAGGCGATCCTGCCGACGCAGGGCCCCCCGCGCGGGCTGCCCACCCGGCTCGATCCGGCGCTGCGCCAGCGCTTCCTCGCCGCCATGCCGGGGCTGAAGGAGCGGGCGAAGACCCTGGTCGAGCTGCTCGACAGCGCCTACTACCTCTATGCCCCGCGCCCCCTGGCCCTCGACGACCGGGCCGTGGGCCTGCTCGGCAATGGCGGGCGCGAGCGGCTCGCGGGCGTGCTGCCGCGCCTCGAAGCCCTCTCCGACTGGAGCGCCGCCTCGACCGAGCAGGCCGTGCGCGACTTCGCCGAGGCGGCGAGCGTGAAGCTCGGGCAGGTGGCGCAGCCGCTCCGGGCGGCGCTGACCGGCCGCGCCACCTCGCCCGGCCTCTTCGACGTGATGGCGGTGCTCGGCCGCGAGGAGAGCCTCGGGCGCCTGCGCGACCAGGCGCGCGCGGCCTGATTTATGCTTGATCGGGCGGGCCGGCCGGCGCGGCCCCGCGCCGGCCGGCCCGCCCGGATCCACCGCGCATCGCGGGCGGGCTGAAGGGACTATGAACAGGACGTGAATTTTGTAACCCGGTTTCGGCGGTCCAGTTGAAGACGGTGCGTCGATCCGCTAACCCGGTCGGCGAGTGAGCACCTGCAGCAAATTCCCGCCGCAGCGCCCCGCGCCCGTGAACCGCGCCGGGCTCCCGGCCCATGCCTCGACGCTCATTCCGTTGATGAAAGGGTCCAAAACCCCATGAGCTTCCCCCACAGCACCCTCACGGTGAACGGCCGCCAGGTGGACCTGCCGCAGAAAGACGGCACGATCGGACCGAGCGTCGTCGACATCGGCAAGCTCTATGCGCAGACCGGGATGTTCACCTACGACCCCGGCTTCACCTCGACCGCCGCCTGCGAATCGAAGATCACCTATATCGACGGCGACGAGGGCATCCTCCTCTACCGCGGCTACCCGATCGAGCAGCTCGCCGAGCACGGCGACTTCCTGGAGACCTGCTATCTCCTGCTGTTCGGCGAATTGCCGACCGCGGCCCAGAAGGCCGATTTCGACTACCGGGTCACGCGCCACACCATGGTGCACGACCAGATGAACCGGTTCTTCCAGGGCTTCCGCCGCGACGCCCACCCGATGGCCATCATGGTGGCCTGCGTCGGCGCGCTCTCGGCCTTCTATCACGACTCGACCGACATCTCGGACGAGAAGCAGCGCATGATCGCCTCCATGCGCATGATCGCCAAGATGCCGACCCTGGCGGCCATGGCGTACAAGTACTCCATCGGTCAGCCCTTCGTGTATCCGAAGAACGACCTCGACTACACGTCGAACTTCCTGCGGATGTGTTTCGCGGTGCCGTGCGAGGAGTACCAGGCCAACCCGGTGCTGGCGCGCGCCCTCGACCGCATCTTCATCCTGCACGCCGACCACGAGCAGAACGCCTCGACCTCGACGGTGCGGCTGGCCGGCTCGTCGGGCGCCAACCCCTTCGCCTGCATCGCGGCCGGCATCGCTTGCCTGTGGGGCCCGGCCCATGGCGGCGCCAACGAAGCGGCGCTGAAGATGCTGGAGGAGATCGGCCGGCCCGAGCGCATCCCCGAATACATCGCCAAGGCCAAGGACAAGAACGACCCGTTCCGCCTCATGGGCTTCGGCCACCGGGTCTACAAGCACTACGATCCGCGCGCCCGCATCATGGCCAAGACCACCCATGAGGTGCTGGCCGAACTCGGCATCAAGGACGACCCGCTGCTCGACGTGGCGGTCGAGCTGGAGCAGATCGCCCTCAAGGACGAGTACTTCATCGAGAAGAAGCTCTATCCGAACATCGACTTCTATTCGGGCATCACCCTCAAGGCGATGGGCTTCCCGACCTCGATGTTCACGGTGCTGTTCGCGCTGGCCCGCACGGTCGGCTGGATCGCGCAGTGGGCCGAGATGATCGAGGACCCCTCGCAGAAGATCGGCCGCCCGCGCCAGCTCTATACCGGCGCGCCCAAGCGCGAATACGTGTCGATCTCC
Encoded here:
- a CDS encoding (2Fe-2S)-binding protein, with the protein product MIVCSCNVFSDGQVRACLHPGPGCPRTPAQVYACLGCSPKCGRCARTIRGILSRALAEVHATCATACSAACPLSAEPRAAPAEAA
- a CDS encoding ComEC/Rec2 family competence protein, with the translated sequence MARGEASTGLVVRGAGLAALLAPRHLALGLGTWMTARLAEEAAQRRLFPWLAVAFGAGILVFFAGADGLPSPVSPLLAACLCGAAAAGFRARPVALAVALGLAALFLGFAAATLRVASVAAPVLARTTIAPLAGFVEALEEREEGARLVLLVRSLGDLAPAQRPMRVRVSYRGSAPLRPGDSITAKARLLPPPEAARPGGYDFARDAYFRGIGAVGSLLGPVTVLRDAPEPPPLRLRIAAAIDDARNGLTRRITDANGGQAGAVAAALVTGKRGLIDATTNDTLRAAGIYHVVSISGLHMVLAAGVVFWIARALLALGPGLAVSWPIKKIAAALAMVGVTAYCVFSGWDIAAERALVMTLIMLGAILVDRPALSLRNLALAALIALAREPEGLLGPSFQMSFAAVAGLIACARLLDGRLLRAEGAGPLGRALAWGAAALAGTLATTLVAQAATAPFATYHFQTLQPFGVVGNALTLPLVSAVVMPAAVLGILAYPFALDRPVWWAMGLAVRGMLDIAAWIRGFDHATLVLPAFGAGALTLLTLGLLLLTLPASRLRWLGLVPALAGLAAAARPERPDLYVDRDGAGAAVRVADGRLATLGRPPAFGLEQWLKADGRSRDDPGLARAERCDAVGCVATARNGWRVALARDKRAFEADCARADIVIARTTAPAACAARLVIDRAFLAAHGATTVRFAPEGPVVTTARRPGEHAPWRLPPPPAPPPAASPEPDPTEWAP
- the gltA gene encoding citrate synthase — protein: MSFPHSTLTVNGRQVDLPQKDGTIGPSVVDIGKLYAQTGMFTYDPGFTSTAACESKITYIDGDEGILLYRGYPIEQLAEHGDFLETCYLLLFGELPTAAQKADFDYRVTRHTMVHDQMNRFFQGFRRDAHPMAIMVACVGALSAFYHDSTDISDEKQRMIASMRMIAKMPTLAAMAYKYSIGQPFVYPKNDLDYTSNFLRMCFAVPCEEYQANPVLARALDRIFILHADHEQNASTSTVRLAGSSGANPFACIAAGIACLWGPAHGGANEAALKMLEEIGRPERIPEYIAKAKDKNDPFRLMGFGHRVYKHYDPRARIMAKTTHEVLAELGIKDDPLLDVAVELEQIALKDEYFIEKKLYPNIDFYSGITLKAMGFPTSMFTVLFALARTVGWIAQWAEMIEDPSQKIGRPRQLYTGAPKREYVSISQRG
- a CDS encoding response regulator, encoding MIATPIFPDLSALVVDESLYIRRIVRDMLMRVGIKRVLEAPDGAEALGVLAESKPDLVVLDWDLAILSGEEFIRLARTPATSPAPTVPIILMLAQPRRNIVDRAVNLGVNEIIAKPFSPKTLWSRLDEVINRPRPFSQVKSLLRPLPRVALSLNPKVVA
- the gltX gene encoding glutamate--tRNA ligase, whose amino-acid sequence is MMSSVVTRFAPSPTGFLHIGGGRTALFNWLYARKTGGRMLLRIEDTDRERSTQAAIDAILDGLSWLGLDWDGEVVYQFARAARHWEVAESLLASGRAYRCYATPEELAEMREAARREGRPLRYDGRWRDRDPSEAPPGAKPVIRLRAPTEGETVVEDEVQGRVVWQNKDLDDLVLLRSDGTPTYMLAVVVDDHDMGVTHVIRGDDHLTNAARQTQIYEALGWAVPSMAHVPLIHGPDGAKLSKRHGALGVDAYRDLGYLPGALRNYLVRLGWSHGDQEIFSTEEMIRAFDLKQIGRSPARFDFAKLENLNGHYIRSTPDEELVAAIEAILPTQGPPRGLPTRLDPALRQRFLAAMPGLKERAKTLVELLDSAYYLYAPRPLALDDRAVGLLGNGGRERLAGVLPRLEALSDWSAASTEQAVRDFAEAASVKLGQVAQPLRAALTGRATSPGLFDVMAVLGREESLGRLRDQARAA
- a CDS encoding MFS transporter, translated to MQDSIEVGTPAFRRTAWALAAAGFSTFAVLYAVQPLLPVFAEAFGVGPAASSLSLSLSTGLLAVALLVVSPLSEVWGRKPVMVVSLFASALLTLVAAAMPTWHGFLVVRALAGLAMSGVPAVAMAYLSEEMHGRAIGLAMGLLISGNSLGGMTGRLLSGALTDLVGWRAALAAIGLLALAAAVAFQRSLPASTRFTPHPLPWRAVPGSFLHHFRDAGLPWLFAEAFLLMGGFVTLYNYIGFRLLDPPYSLSQTAIAAIFVVYLAGTASSTMVGHAASLFGRRRVLWLAILTALAGIALTLAESLALIILGIVVATVGFFGAHSVASSWVGRRALTDRAQASSLYLFLYYLGSSVLGTAGGWFFAHAGWAGVAGFVGALYLVALAAALRLSVLPPLPEAPPSP